The nucleotide window tGGTTGTACACTTGGCCATTGAAATTCGTGTTGGGAATCACCATCCCCTCACCAGTGACACGCAGGAAGCTCTATCCCTTATCCTTCATAATGTGCATCGTTTGGATCGGTGCGAACTCTTACTGTGTGTCATGGAGTATGACCGTCATAGGTAAGTCCTTACATTCAAATATATAATCTATTCAGTCGCACTAGTATTTCTCACTGCCCAGTATAAGAAACACTAAAATCAGGTCATCTCTGGCGGAATGACTTTAGCCTCGAATAGATGTATCCCGACTTTAGTGGGATTTTATTAGAGCCGAGCTATTTGTCGGGTCACGAAACCGCTGAAGTCGGTATTATGATGAACACTCGCTACTATTCTAACAGATACTTACTAAAATACGATGAAAATTGAAATTGACAACTTGCGAAAATAGATCCAGAGCTGAATTATTAATAAGGTATCCCGTAGCTACAACACTTTAGTAACATGATGCTTAGGAAAAATACATCGTGATTGTTCGTTTACTAAATTGGTAATACGTTTTATTCACAGGACATACTTTCTTTATTCCTGAATCAGTCATGGGAATGACGTTTTTGGCATTCGGAGGATGTCTGCCCGAGGCGTGCTCCGTCTTCATCATGTCAAGGCGAGGTACGTACATTTGAGAGTCGaaacaaaatctaaaataaaatctaatttgcATATAAATGTTGTGATGTTAAGTTTGtgcttcattttatttattttcgtgttATTTGACACCAGACTCGCCTTGCGAAAGTTTTGATGTTTGCTACGCGAATTTTATTCTTAcagacaatatttttcatttttattagcTTGTTTATTGTTGCTCTTCAATTTTATATCGTAGCGCTTacattaaactttacaatacatattttgtaattttttcgaCGTGTATATTGACAATAATTTGGTTCGATCTtgaattatatgtatttatttatagttgcgtttttaaaaccaaatacTGTTATCATTGTGATCAATCAAacacgtacgtatgtatgtacgtaagtAATTTGCGCACGTGTACGGttgtacctatattaaaatattcgcGATACCATTATCGGAATcataagattatacagattatGAGCTTGGTTTTGTTTTGTCCTGTTAGTATATAAcgaattgatattataattccCTGTTTTGGATATCAATAGTTACCAGCTCACTACATCACCTCTGGTCTATATGTTAAACTCTAAACTAATCCAGATTACAAGCCAGAGTTCTgactaaattataaaacagtaaaatttcTCTTCTACTTATCCTCGAGTTATTATTACATGAAACTGCTTCGTTCAAAATAATGGCAGAGGAAAGTGAACGGTGACGTTTATATATCTTATTTTCATTATGTTAGCCAGGCCTACATATTTCGGCGCGCCTTTGAAAGTGCGGCTTAAGTAAATTAACAACTGCGAATAACCTCACGATACAAATCTATTAAGAAATGTTCAATTTCAATCCTGAGGGAGCGTCTTTGTGTTACATTATCAACTTGATACGTGCTCTTATAAAAAAGGTTATGACAAAAATACATTGCTATTTCGAATTATGCCTAGCATTgcgaatattataattttttgacaaTGTTCTATACCTATTGTTGCTACAGGGAAAacgtgataataataatttagattattatCTTTGCGGTTATCATGGTCTTAATATTTAATGTGCTGACAAGCTGCTCGATAATGAAGATTAGTGTTATTTTAGGCGGTACTTATTGTGCTAATATTGTTTCAGGCGAAGGAGGTATCGGTGTGTCGAACGCATTGGGCGCTAACTCACTGGCGATCTTGTTCGCGCTGGGCCTGCCGTGGCTCATCAAGACTTTGAGTCTGGTGATCCAGGGCGCGGATGACACCGCCGTCCTCATTAATTCTGCTGGAATAGACTTCGTGGTCGGCTCGCTGCTCGTGGCCGTAGTCTGCTTATGGCTCGTATTGTTCATCGGAAAATTCACCCTAAGGAAAAGCCTCGGTTGCGTACTCATGGCTCTCTACGCTATTTTCATCACTTTCGCTATCCTCGTAGAAATGGGTGTTATTCTAGACAGGGGCCTGGAGGACTGTTGAGTCTTGGCTGTGTTATGTAAACGGATAATGAATTCAAGTAGTCATTAGTAGATAATGACATTTTTTAGTTATCAAACGTAAGGAATCACGTTCTTGTAACAAATATGTATGATAATAACTTATCGATTCAATTGAGTTGAATGTAAAGCGAAGAATCAAAACACATTAGAACACTAGAAAGTTCCATGTTGCAAAGAACGATAAGGACCAATACCAAATAAGGCCTCTAATGTGTTTGTACTATTTAGTTTACTTTCATCctttttagttttctttcaCCATGCGTAGAAGAGTAATTGTTAACTCTATTTCAAAGAGATTTTGTGGTACAAAACTGCATGGCACGTTGAAATGACCTTCAAGTTATTTGTATACCtgtattttgttgataaatgCGAATGTTGTCGACCCTTCGTTCGTGTAGCAAGAGTTTTAGGTTGTTGTGTAGAAATGTGATATTTAGAAGCCAAAGCGAAGTTTTGTATATTGTAGTTAAAAACTAACTTATTGAGGAGACGACGGGAATACTTGCACAATCTGTTAAGCTACTACGAACTTTCTGTACTGtcgtgttaaatattttttggacatctactatagattattattttttcataaaaaatggtTCACTCGATAGCAGAGCCGTGAGTGGCTTTTTCATCCCTCTAAAGGCACATTATTTAACTTGACAAATGGGCAGAAAGTTTGATATAATATACCTAGTTTCAATTGTGTGTGTATGTTACGCCGTCGCATAAATATGCGTTATGCTTGAGATTTCAAGATTTAAACGAGTGTTTGAAACAAGCTCGTCAAGATGCTGTAACCAAGTGTACTATCTAGTCGCTAGTAAGCATGCTTATTCGTAGCATAACGTCAGGTCTAATTTAATCCACTTCTTAGGCTATTGTTGAGATTAGGTGGATCCCTACCTCGTACAAAATATCGTAGCGTCTATATTTTTACGACTGATACggtgtatgtaaatatttatataattagattttaagtAGAAAGATTcttgtagttatttatattcttgCTTCTTAGTTATAGTTAGCAAATGTTCTCGAAGTTGTAGGCGCTTGTGGTCGTGATGTATTAATAAGAGAATGTCTTCGAGCAGTGTTCAATAGTAAACTAGCTGATACACTGAatgcatttatatttaatttggaTCCTACATTAAACGTGTGGCAACGTTCTGCACATCGATGTGTTGTGGATATTAATGTACTTAATTCATTTTCATGGCAGGCAAGATAGtctgacaatattattatgttggtaaTGTTCTCGAAGTCCTCACTTAAAGAcaatagtttattttcaatcaattttctAACGGTAGAAACATATTACTGCCTAAATATTTGACTacattatttgatataattgCTATAAACCCAGAATGCTCAAACGTGTACTATTGTGACAAACACCAACCTAAAGTGTTAAGCGCTTGGATTGGAATTATTATGCGATTAGTGTTTAGATGTAAGTTCTGTTGAGAACAGTTGTAAGGAACTTGGGGATTAACTAATTTTGTAATAGACTCCGACAGAAGTTCAAACGTTCTAAACAGTGAGGTCAATCGTAAACATAAACGTTTGAGTTTGAGCACTCTTAGTATGAAACCAGACATATTTTCCCtatcctttaaaaataattgtgttatgtTCATGTATTTGCCTGCTACATACAAATATCAAGTATTAGCGCCATggttgtattataaaatataatgtgtaaataaaaatgcatcTCACCAGTTTCACATTTgagtatatttcattttattttaaattgcatcGTACAATAAAGGGTACAATAAATCATCATTAATCATGTCACATAATATCGCGTAGGATCGTTTACATCAGTTTTAATATCACTTAAcctaagtttaataaataaccttAACCTATCATCTTAAATTCAGTAAATATCATACGCCGTGGTCTCTGGTGTTCACCAAACTTTCACCCCCTGTTACAcctgaaatattttgaatggaCTTTATTATAAACAGTTTAAGGTCGAATTTAATTCCAAGTTAGTAAGTGTTAGAAGGAAAGGACGTTCACATGAAGcttgaaataaatacttaacatcgaattatttttgattctgtGAAGTAAGTACTGACAAAATGCTTTTAATGTACTGTCTGTTAAGTACTGTTTCTGAAGTCATTTCATTCTCATGAGTGCCTTCATGAGACAAATTACATTTTGCCAAATATGTTTTAGGCAATTACCTTATCAAAGACTCGACATTACTTGTACTTACTCTTATGTtaagtaaaatatcaatttaagaACAATcattagaattttaaaatcCAATTCCTCGAGCTAATGAGTCCGAACAACGGCGTTCACCGCTGCCaattaaatcttaattattGGTTTTATGAAAGCAGCACTTTTAAGAAGTAAACTGCGTTATTTTGACTTCATCGACTAGCTCGGGTTTTCTAGTAATTTGAACATCTTATATGTGGTTCGCAGAGGTTAGTAAGGTTAGAGAAGAGAAGAGAACAGAAGAAGAGTACAGAATGCGAAAACACATAgagtaataataaagtatattaaacCGACCCAGTTAAGGGGTAAGTGTTACCAGTCATAGCAATAGCCTCGTTTGCCCTCCTAAATCTCGACATGTACGTCTTTGTAGCAATCATCACATCATGGTTGGTGAAGCAAAATAGTATTGCCACACATAATCCCtggtaacaaacaaaatacattgtACACCAGCAACAATCTTACTTGCTCAGCCGATTTGTTACAAATACTATTGAAATAGTAGCTTTTACTTCTGTTTGACTTGtgattctataaaaaattaaatattcatagcctaaattaaattttattggggtttatttctaaaaagttaatgtttagaagatatttaatttgataCCGGAAcattatatgtttgtatgtaaaatgtatgGGATACAAACTTGATGTTTATTCTTTGTCTTGTTCCAATTTATACGatgtaaagttatttaaaattatatttccttGATCAATATTTTGCTACGTTTGTTCATAATAATCTTTCGGTACAAAACACGTGGGATAAGTTACTTCTCTcggatttctttttaaatattaacgatGTACTTTATGAgctttatttatcaatttaagtatttttaatagccCCTACTTAATGTATGAGATTATTCTGTTTTcgtaaatgttaaaattattcaagttCTGCACATAAACTACATGTTAcgcatattatattaaaaaaggttCGTAAGATAAGCGTAGAGTAGCATTTTTTAGCTACTCATAGTATAATACCATGTGACCTCTTTATAAGATAATACAAAAAGACAGAAGGGACCGAATCTCTTACGACAATTTTGTCATAATTTTAGCGAAATGTTAAGAAAATTAAAGTACATTTAGTAATGAGTTGGATCTACTTCAAATGTATTGTACTACACCGCTGTATTAAccacttaaaattttattatttggatTTCTACACACTGttgtagtttcaaaattatatcGACTACTTTCAGACACGGTTTCACGTTTCGGTAGTTTAATaccccgtttatacaaattACGCATTTGTATAAACGGGGTATTAAACTACCGAATAGTTTACAAGCAACAATTTGTAAGAATTAAAGTAGTACGGATTTTAGTcacaaaagaaaagaaaacctaaaacaatactttttgtaaacgaccttttttaattttgtttgttgacaGCTGTTATTGTGGTTCCGTAATACCTCTGTCATTTCCATTTTAAAGACACCCTTTATTTGAAATGAGAATTCGTCTAAGACACTGAGTGCATTTAATGGACCCTCACtgagtatttttctttaaatatatatttgagtAGCTTTTCGACCGCTTAAGGATGTCCCGGGATAAGAATAGGTAAGGTTAAAATGCAtgtgtgtgccaaatttcatcaatatcTGTTAGGTAGTTTTGGCCTTATTTAtgaacaaacatctatacattcgaattttaacattaatagtATTAAGTGAGATTTATTTCTCTAGTTGCTGTTTCTTATAATGTGTGAACATTTTCCTAAAATACCCACCTGTAAGCTAGTAAGAAGAGCCgatgccacttggtacaatttTTCTCCTGGCGAGTCCGGTAATGGCCGTAAAGGAATCAACATGAAGTGTAGCCCAAACAACGGTATCTATGTACAAAAGAAAACTAAACCTTAGACAAGCACAGTTcattaaatagatataataacCGCAAGCAATCTAATGCATAGAACAGTTACTTTCAAGACAATTGCTTATTGTAACTATTAAATAATGACTGTGTGATGTCAATGAACTGAGTGTGTTGTTTGTGAAAAATGCAATGCTATATCGCTAGCTATGATGTGATGACTGAACAAAGTTTAGCATTTACAATTGATGGGTGAAAATGTATCGCAATCAGCATTATCAATGTATAAGTCTGTCTCGGTCGCATAGCTAAATATAACAAAGGAAAGAAAACATGAATAGTCTAGTATGTAACACAACGAATGCTCATATCGCAGAATATAAATTATCTCTATACGCATATTTGTGACCCTCGAAAAAACTGTGACTAAGGAGAAGCTTCATGAATTGCAAATGGCTACTAATCTAATCTCTTTCACGCACGTGAGTGGAGATCTTATTCGTAAGCTCACATAAACGCgctcattatttaaataataatttgtacgtCTCTATCTTTAGTAACACTTAATTTTATGTCACAATGACAATGTATTCTCCCGTGAAATTAACACTTTACGTGGCCTTTTATCTTTtgcttaaaagaaaaaacaaattacgATGCAGAcggttaaataatattaattacaataatattctttcGCAGAGCGGGAGACGTTTAATGAAATCAGTGTAATTGCAAAGTATTTGTTGTACCGAGGGAGTCCTCGCTTAGCGTAACCTCTAATTGTCTGCTTGTGCTCACTGAGTTATTACTAACTCTTTAAGTTGTGTCGCTCAGATTATTCCCCAAATAAAATTCGTACCCCAGGTTATCTAAGCCTTTTGTTTACAGCTTGTTAGGCGGaatgaaagtaattttacaaattgtacCTACACGTCTTACATTGGGTTATATTATTTGATAGGAAGATTACGCCGCGAGCAAGTAGAAAAATTCTCAAAAAGTAAGTGTTGTTGTTTCATCCCTGCAgattacaataataacaatagatTTACAAAAGGTCTGTAAAAAGTATCGTTAAAGGAATGGCGGGTTGCTGTACCTATCTAAATGCTCGCAACTATAGAATAAACAGCATAAAGTTTACTTACCAATATAAGAGCGGCCCGGGCAGCTTTCTTCGCGGCTACAGAAGCATGTTGGTTTGGGGCTGGGTGGAGTTTAGTGAGCAGTACTCGCACCACATTTATCAGGAAAACTGCAGACAAAACGTTGTATAAACGCTCGGTATTTAGGTCAAACATGTGATCAGGGAGAGTTTTCCGAAAACATTAGGTAAGTAAGTAACATGATATTCAAAGACTACGTTAGCTCGCTAATTATGTTTAATTGCAGTCGTTTCCCAAATCCGATAACGATTCCTTCGTCTTACTTGTTGTGTATCGACTTAGCTCTATGAGGAAAAGGTTTTGGGGTCTGCATAGATATAGGTATTTGTATACATAAAGTGCCGGCACCGCGTTCCTTTACATGAAACGGGGTGGATGACGTAAGCTTGAACCCTTCCGTTTTTAATggcattaaatataaaagagcTTTCTCTAGTAAACAACGTGAACGCGGTTGTACTGATTTTGAATTTTAGTCTTagttttagaaaatgaaaacTTAAAAGTTTTGTGATTAAATACGCTTTAAAGTGAGGAAGGTTAGAAACAATTGAAATTACAGTTGTTTGGTACGAACTTTCTGGGtgttacgtaaatatttatgagtttCTTGTTCAGTCAACAGAGGAAAGGTCAGGTGAGTGTAAGGTTTCACGATTTTTAGCGTACATGTGACTCCTTGTCCCTCATTCGTGATTGTCGGTGTCGGGTTTCCTAATTTGTGGTTCAAATTCGCGTAACTTTCCTCTACTCCCTTGTCAACCTGTGTGTCGGGAGGTTACCCTTAGATTGCGTACGGGATTTGTAATTAGTTATTAGAGACCTACATTTGGTTTGTAATAGTTTAAGTTGGGTAAATAAtagcaaacaataaaaaatggcaCCCAGGCTCGGCTTCAAGAATCtgtagatttttctttttgttaatgtttatttagttatgttagtttaatagttttaaatccGTACCTAAAACACCTCGTATGAATTACGACTTGCGTGTGTAAATTGTACAGACAAATACATACAATGTTGTTTAGGAAGATAGAGGTTTAAACGACTGTAAGCTTTGGAGAATGTTGGATAAGTGGTTGAATCTCATACAAGATTTTCAAAAAGCTTAAGGTGCCTTTTTCCCATGATCCGAGtcaataaactttttaattgcatttttaataaagttattaaaaaatattataattctgtttaaataactgtgttaaaaagcatttatatttgtatcaaaagAAAAATCATAAGTCTAGGTTTTCAGAAAGTTTACATTAACTTCAACATTAATTGATATTAAGAAAAACGGACCATTCCGAAGTACCGTAATGGCTTACGAGATGCTTTCGAGAGGAAATGAGTTTGTTCTTAGGTATTTTTAACTTAACCTTACGCTCAACGGTGACACGAGCAAGAGGGACAACCAAATTACAAGGCGACCTTCCGAGCGTTTTATATCCCAGCGAATGACATTGTCCAGAAAATTGTGCCGGTGTGTACGATGAAGATAGAACATATTTATCTACTCTCCAGATAATTTCATCTAAGAGATTTGTAAACCTGCAAAATGTtacttgattaaataatttcatttactCACCAAACGAAGCCAGCAAAGAAATCCCGACTGGGACGGCGATAATCCAAATCGTGTCGCTCTCATCCATCCAGCATCTAAAAGTTATGTAAACTGTTAAAGTAGTTTTGTCTCTGTGAACTTACGCGCCAAAAGGGCGAGTAAACGGCTAAAAgaggttttaatataaaagagGAGGAAAACGTTGCCATGATTTCTAAATACCGTACTTTAGATTACATCGAAAGGTAATATCAGCTAAGtaaaaattaatgaatgaatgaatcaaCGGGTAATTCAAAGTAATGAGAAACCGGAATCATTGAAAATAAGGAGAACGTTTTTTAAACAATGAATGAAAAAGCAGCGTAATTTCGTATTGTAATTTGGTTTAGGTCTGGTAAATATCGTTAGAtgacatttatttgaatatCACTTTATTTCCCACGGGATATCGAGTAGCTAGAATCAGAGCAACAATTTTGGTTTTATGATTGCTAATTTTAAGATCGAGCGTGGAACAAAAAACACGAAGTTGTTTTTAAACACAAGTACTATACGAAGAGTAGAATACATTTTGTGGTAtcagttttattgattttggcATCAATTGGAATAAAAAGGGAACTGATGAATTGAAAATtgagttttgaataaaatttctGATCTACGAAACgatgctacggcgtagcaatTTGTGAATTAATTGTTGAATAATAACTTAAAGTAGGTTTTATGTATTCCTTGTTTTGGTATATGAACGGTTAATATTTTTGTCGTAATGTATTTCAAACATTACGACAAAAAATTAAcgcattttaaacaaatattactttataatatagtattttatatcaaGGGCATTCGCTTTTGGCATGTAGGAAAGAATTGTATTCTCGCAATTTCGCAAgagctttttaaatattataatatcgcAACATGTTTAGGCCAATTAGTTACATTAATCAGTAggtattttcaatagtagttaGTATATTCAGACAAAGCAACATTATCATATCACATGCAAGGAACTTTCAACTATTCTATGTCTAGCCCATTGGGGACAGGCTTGACTTTGACATGCATAGACACTTTCAAGGTTAGGCAAAACTAAAGGCTGCGAAATGACAACAACAGTTCTTCAAGCAACCGTTGTCTGTACTTTTCTACACGCGTTATAAATTCGCGCAATCTACTAGTTGCTCAGTTTGTAGCAGACTTGCTTTTAGTTTTGGCTCTCATTAGAAAATGCCTGTGCATGCCACTTAGAGCAATGTTAAGACTCGTATTCACTAGGACATGCTCTTGAGTATACCACTGATTCGGCATCTTACTGGTTTGAATTGAGTGTGCTAATACTTGAGCTGATTGACAAGGTTTCCAGAGCTTGCTTTAGTGAATACGAGGCTTTAAAGTTGTAAGAACAACTGGTCGTAGTTACAAGGACTCAATCCACACTTTGACTTTTCTCTGGATATTTTCTTTCGATTCTCAAATGGATCTGGATCCTGGATCTTTTCTTAAAAATAGGGTTTTCACTACATCATAGATTTGACCCTCAGGAGAATGATTGCATACTTTACTCCATTGTGGGCAAAGTGTGGATtgagtcctttctgcttaactacgtCCAACTAACCTTTCAGTAGCGCCCGGTGTGTAGTAGCGCACGGTCGCATACACTGCCGTGATGATGAGCGACACGCCCCAGCCGAGCGCAACGAACCAACGCATGGCCACCTCGTCTTTTACGAACACCTGTTAACCATAAAAAATACGTTACATAATGGAATTTTTAATCCACTTTTTAAAGGGTTAGTAAAGAGATGTAGGAAGTGGACTGCTCTTATTGCGTGAGCTAAATATTTATTCCATGTGGTAATACCCCAGTGAGTGAGACCCATGTCACTTGATACAATTGTAGGAGCGTGGGGATTACACAGTACAGTCAAAAACATTTACCGTGGGCTCAGCATTATACGTGTAGTCAGAAGACCTCTTTTTAGGTGCATATTACATACCTTCAAACTATCAGCAGGTAATATTTTCAAActcatattgtatttttgaacCGTTCCCTGCTACCAATGTTGTACTTGCACTCTTGCACAACAAACTATTGGATCTGCTAACCTATATTAATATCGAAATAGGTTGGGTAATACACCCTATTGTGTATAATCGTGTGTATTATACCTGGTTTATAATTCGCTCCAACTAGTTGACATACAAGTTACGGAGCTCAACATACGCAATAATAATCTCTTTACTTTAGTTTAGTTTACCTTACAAGTTACTAACTCTGAAGTTACGAGCTCTAATACACGGTTGGTTAAGATTTAACTCAAATTCAATATGACACATTGTAGTAGCTTTGTTTCTTTAGGTGATAGGGCTAAATATAGACAGTATTTACTAATTGGGAGTCTAAGGTTTGCGTTTAATTATAatgagttaaattaaaaaaaaaaatactgagtcttatcaaagatatttgaatTAGTCCggttagttttatatattagagCTTATCTCTTgattttaatactattaaagCGATAACCATTTACGCAAAATGTTTATCATTGCAGGCAAAACTATCTGTTAGGCCGTGTTGGAATAAAATCAAGTGCTGGCATCTAAGCGTCCTCGCATTTTAAGCAAACGTCTGGAGCCCACACTAAAAAGGCATACGTGGTTGATATTTATGGCGGTCTCATAACAACGAATAGGGGAAGCGAGGCCGGCGAGCCTTTGTCGACAGCGTCCGTCTTGTCAAGTCGTCTAAGGCTATTTAGTTTCAAGACTTCGGTAAGTCGAGGGCTCTCACAACAGCCGACTTTGTTTGCGTACGTTTTGTCGTTACGAAGACTTAATAGTATAAGTTGTATGGACCCGCAAACGTACTCAAATTATGAAGAAACTGATTTTAGAATATGAGATAAGCACGGCCTACCCAAATACACAGTAGATTGTACGTCCAGTGTTTGCACAGTCCCATGAGTATTGCCCGGTACGTGACTATTTCGCGGCGGAACTTTGAAATTTAGTTTGCATCAGCATGTTTACTGGATATGATATTAAACGGAACTTCCAAAGCTATAAAGTCgttaagaattaattaaaactgtttgaaaacCAAATACCATTTTGACcactactaatataaataaattaagtatgcttgcaaaaaaatacaattcaaatttcggttataatatacttaaataatgcTTCTCCGCTTTTTTGTGGTGGCCACGATACATCAGCAACCATTTGGTCTAATGGCTTACTAATTATTTGTTTCCTAatattaaagtaacaaaatattcaagtaaCTTACCACTACGAGAGCAATATGCAAATGGAGGCCCTCGCAGAACATCCAAAAGTAGCTGGTGACCATAAAGTAGTTGGTTATAACGTGCAGCATCTGACACCATTCCTGTTGAAGAGCATAGATCAATCAGACTTTTGAACAGTGGTCGCAACAACTATATATTCTACTCTGTATTAAAAAGGTGACCGAAAATATGCGTCGTAGTGAAATcttgcctgagagttctttgtACAGTTCCTAAAGAAAAGAATTTTCGACCGTCAGCCTGTTGCACTAAGGCCTGGTCCTCTAAATTCTAAGAAACTATTTGTATTACGCAGTTATCTTGTACTATAACGTTGATAGGCTAGTAGCAGTCGGCCTAAGACATAAATCAAACAGATTAGTGATCCGCTAGTAGTCcgtcaa belongs to Anticarsia gemmatalis isolate Benzon Research Colony breed Stoneville strain chromosome Z, ilAntGemm2 primary, whole genome shotgun sequence and includes:
- the LOC142986309 gene encoding calcitonin gene-related peptide type 1 receptor-like isoform X1, which codes for MQNSTTNRTRFFNYRNDPKFQLFARLRRQCFKENGTHSSILTDNYDEDGAWCPRTFDGFSCWDPTPASATAFQPCPDFLVGFDPRRFAYKKCTENGTWYISPGNHKPWTNYTTCVDVEDLDFRTLINTIYVVGYSLSVAALILSIIVFLFFRSLQCTRIRIHVHLFSSFALNNILWIVWYRAVVNKVVVVQNNREWCQMLHVITNYFMVTSYFWMFCEGLHLHIALVVVFVKDEVAMRWFVALGWGVSLIITAVYATVRYYTPGATERCWMDESDTIWIIAVPVGISLLASFVFLINVVRVLLTKLHPAPNQHASVAAKKAARAALILIPLFGLHFMLIPLRPLPDSPGEKLYQVASALLTSLQGLCVAILFCFTNHDVMIATKTYMSRFRRANEAIAMTGVTGGESLVNTRDHGV
- the LOC142986309 gene encoding calcitonin gene-related peptide type 1 receptor-like isoform X2 — protein: MQNSTTNRTRFFNYRNDPKFQLFARLRRQCFKENGTHSSILTDNYDEDGAWCPRTFDGFSCWDPTPASATAFQPCPDFLVGFDPRRFAYKKCTENGTWYISPGNHKPWTNYTTCVDVEDLDFRTLINTIYVVGYSLSVAALILSIIVFLFFRSLQCTRIRIHVHLFSSFALNNILWIVWYRAVVNKVVVVQNNREWCQMLHVITNYFMVTSYFWMFCEGLHLHIALVVVFVKDEVAMRWFVALGWGVSLIITAVYATVRYYTPGATERCWMDESDTIWIIAVPVGISLLASFVFLINVVRVLLTKLHPAPNQHASVAAKKAARAALILIPLFGLHFMLIPLRPLPDSPGEKLYQVASALLTSLQGLCVAILFCFTNHDVMIATKTYMSRFRRANEAIAMTGNTYPLTGCNRG